A window of the Nisaea acidiphila genome harbors these coding sequences:
- a CDS encoding thiamine pyrophosphate-dependent enzyme, producing the protein MASSTKMTGGTALVRALTENGIDTVFGLPGIQLDGLFNAFYDARNSLRVINARHEQGTAYMAFGYAQSSGRIGTYAVVPGPGLLNTFAALSTAYGCNTSVLALTGQIPSDTIGRGLGMLHEIPDQLGQMERLTKWSRRIDHPSEVPSIMDQAFRELRGGRPRPVGIEMALDQLHKAAPVGPIAATSRPATPELDPDQIAAAAELLGNAADPMIFVGGGAYEASEEIRELAEMLQAPVVSYMNGKGVLDDRHPLSLHHPAGNRLWADADVVISIGCRLQHERMTWGTDDRLKVIHVDIDPTELTRVAKPEIGIVADAAEATRGLIAKIPHYNRKRPSRTEEMEALKADFLARFKAKLGPQMEWVAALRAALPEDGFLVDEFTQVAYACRIGFETYGPRMQVSPGYQGTLGYGYATALGVQVAHPDKPVLSINGDGGFMYTMPELATAVHHGINVVAVVFADGAYGNVMRMQKELYDNRVIASQFTNPDFVKLAESCGALGLRATTPAELRARIEEGFAAARPTLIEVPVGEMPEPWPVIRPGPSRP; encoded by the coding sequence ATGGCGAGCTCCACCAAGATGACAGGTGGGACGGCGCTGGTGCGCGCCCTCACGGAGAACGGGATCGATACGGTCTTCGGGCTTCCGGGCATCCAGCTCGACGGGCTGTTCAATGCCTTCTACGACGCGCGCAACAGTTTACGCGTCATCAATGCGCGGCATGAACAGGGCACCGCCTACATGGCGTTCGGCTATGCCCAGTCGAGCGGCAGGATCGGCACATACGCCGTTGTCCCTGGCCCCGGCCTGCTCAATACCTTCGCCGCGCTCTCCACGGCCTACGGATGCAATACCTCGGTCCTTGCACTGACCGGACAAATCCCAAGCGACACGATCGGGCGCGGGCTCGGCATGCTGCACGAGATCCCGGACCAGCTCGGACAGATGGAGCGGCTGACCAAATGGTCGCGCAGGATCGACCATCCGTCCGAGGTGCCGTCGATCATGGATCAGGCCTTCAGGGAACTGCGCGGCGGCCGGCCGCGCCCGGTCGGCATCGAGATGGCCCTCGACCAGCTCCACAAGGCGGCTCCGGTCGGCCCGATCGCGGCGACATCTCGGCCCGCAACTCCGGAACTCGATCCGGATCAGATCGCCGCGGCGGCGGAGCTCCTGGGAAATGCCGCCGACCCGATGATTTTTGTCGGCGGCGGCGCCTACGAGGCATCGGAGGAAATCCGTGAACTTGCTGAGATGCTGCAGGCGCCGGTCGTCTCCTACATGAACGGAAAGGGCGTGCTCGACGACCGGCACCCGCTCTCGCTGCATCACCCGGCCGGCAACCGCCTCTGGGCGGACGCGGATGTGGTGATCTCCATCGGCTGCCGGCTGCAGCACGAGCGTATGACCTGGGGCACCGACGACCGCCTCAAAGTCATCCATGTCGATATCGATCCGACCGAACTCACCCGGGTTGCAAAACCGGAAATCGGCATCGTCGCGGACGCCGCGGAGGCGACTCGCGGGCTAATCGCCAAGATCCCGCACTACAATCGGAAACGCCCCTCGCGCACCGAGGAGATGGAGGCTCTGAAAGCCGACTTCCTTGCCCGGTTCAAAGCGAAGCTCGGACCGCAGATGGAGTGGGTCGCCGCCCTGCGTGCGGCCCTGCCGGAGGACGGCTTCCTCGTCGACGAGTTTACACAGGTCGCCTATGCCTGCCGCATCGGTTTCGAGACCTACGGACCGCGGATGCAGGTCTCGCCCGGCTACCAGGGAACGCTGGGCTACGGCTATGCCACCGCGCTGGGCGTGCAGGTCGCGCATCCGGACAAACCTGTGCTTTCGATCAATGGCGACGGAGGCTTCATGTATACGATGCCGGAACTCGCCACCGCCGTGCATCACGGGATCAATGTGGTCGCCGTGGTGTTCGCCGACGGGGCCTATGGCAACGTCATGCGGATGCAGAAGGAGCTTTACGACAACCGCGTGATCGCGAGCCAGTTCACCAATCCCGATTTCGTGAAGCTCGCCGAGAGTTGCGGTGCGCTAGGGTTGCGTGCAACCACGCCGGCCGAGCTGAGAGCCCGGATCGAGGAAGGTTTCGCAGCCGCGCG
- a CDS encoding xanthine dehydrogenase family protein molybdopterin-binding subunit, with product MLRREDDRLLTGHGLYVDDLQPENVGHAVVVRSAFAHARLLSVTTDDAKGVPGVLTVLTGEDLLREGVGPMRSRTPMVSHDGTPMIEPDRPALAQGQVKYAGQPVAMIVADSKAAALEAAELVDIDYEDLEPVTDLDRAVAPDAPQLWDAAPNNVSLDWRIGNGSEVDAAIAAADHVVELTVQHPRAVIAPVEPRGCLAEYDSATGKYVLHTPSQGVVMLRAAMAEALGVEETEMRVVTNDVGGSFAVKIWPYPEQILCLLAARLIGRPVKWVAERTESFVADAPGRGRLDRATLALTKDGRITAFRIDTLADMGAFLNAVNPSIVTKGAVRVFTSCYKIEAAEYRVKAVFTNATPTDAYRGAGKPESAGTLERIIDFACDKLGFDRQEIRAKNLMQPADLPFHTPMGEDYDGGDYPEIFRKALAKADIDAFSARRAASEAAGKRRGVGFGIHVHATGGSTAERSKVELTEDGRVRVRTGTQDSGQGHQTTLAQVAAEALGIDPGQVIVEQGDSANLQVGGGTGGSCLMPIAANTVHRAAIEMVENGKKLAGHMMETAVQDIEYEAGSFKVAGTDKSISFPELMARMGDIPPETLEPGLRGGCVGEMDFEGKHTTFPNGAYVVEVEVDPETGRVAVDRFVGLDDLGRIVNEPLAFGQVTGGIAQAIGEVLMEGSVFDEDSGQLLTGSLMDYAFPRADDVPFIDHEWAATPSPNSLLGVKGVGEVPSIGGPGPIMNAVIDALSPYGVKHIDIPMTPEKIWSAIHAND from the coding sequence ATGTTGAGACGCGAGGATGACCGGTTGCTGACCGGCCACGGACTCTATGTTGACGACCTGCAGCCTGAGAATGTCGGCCACGCGGTCGTGGTGCGCTCCGCCTTCGCGCACGCTCGTCTGTTATCCGTCACGACCGATGACGCCAAGGGGGTGCCAGGGGTTCTGACCGTGCTGACAGGCGAGGATCTGCTTCGCGAAGGCGTGGGACCGATGCGTTCCCGCACCCCCATGGTTAGCCATGACGGCACGCCCATGATAGAACCGGACCGTCCGGCGCTTGCACAGGGCCAGGTGAAGTATGCCGGCCAGCCGGTGGCGATGATCGTCGCCGACAGCAAGGCCGCCGCACTCGAGGCCGCCGAGCTGGTCGATATAGACTACGAGGACCTGGAACCGGTCACCGATCTCGACCGCGCGGTCGCGCCGGATGCGCCGCAGCTCTGGGACGCCGCGCCGAACAATGTCAGCCTGGACTGGCGCATCGGCAACGGAAGCGAAGTCGACGCGGCGATCGCCGCGGCCGATCATGTGGTCGAGCTTACAGTGCAGCACCCGCGCGCCGTGATCGCGCCGGTCGAGCCGCGCGGCTGCCTTGCCGAGTATGACTCTGCGACCGGGAAATACGTGCTGCACACGCCGAGCCAGGGCGTGGTCATGCTGCGGGCCGCGATGGCTGAGGCGCTGGGTGTCGAAGAGACCGAGATGCGGGTCGTCACCAACGATGTCGGCGGCAGTTTTGCGGTGAAGATCTGGCCCTACCCGGAACAGATCCTCTGCCTGCTCGCCGCACGCCTGATCGGGCGGCCGGTCAAATGGGTCGCCGAGCGCACCGAGAGCTTCGTCGCCGACGCGCCGGGCCGAGGCCGGCTCGACCGGGCCACGCTTGCGCTGACCAAGGACGGGCGCATCACGGCCTTCCGGATCGACACGCTGGCCGACATGGGCGCCTTTCTAAACGCGGTAAACCCGTCCATCGTGACCAAGGGCGCGGTCCGCGTCTTTACCTCCTGTTACAAGATCGAGGCGGCGGAATACCGGGTGAAAGCGGTCTTCACCAACGCCACGCCGACAGACGCCTATCGCGGCGCCGGTAAGCCGGAGAGCGCGGGCACGCTGGAGCGGATCATCGATTTCGCCTGCGACAAGCTCGGCTTCGACAGGCAGGAGATCCGGGCGAAGAACCTGATGCAGCCCGCCGATCTGCCTTTCCACACCCCGATGGGCGAGGATTATGACGGCGGCGACTACCCGGAGATCTTCAGGAAAGCGCTTGCCAAAGCGGATATCGATGCATTCTCGGCGCGGCGCGCAGCAAGCGAGGCGGCGGGCAAGCGCCGCGGCGTCGGTTTCGGCATCCACGTCCATGCGACCGGCGGCTCCACCGCGGAGCGCAGCAAGGTCGAGCTGACAGAGGACGGGCGGGTGCGCGTGCGCACGGGCACCCAGGATTCCGGCCAGGGTCACCAGACCACTCTCGCCCAGGTCGCGGCCGAAGCGCTCGGCATCGATCCGGGCCAGGTGATCGTGGAACAGGGCGACAGCGCCAACCTTCAGGTCGGCGGCGGCACCGGCGGCTCGTGTCTGATGCCGATCGCTGCCAACACGGTGCACCGGGCCGCCATCGAGATGGTGGAGAACGGCAAGAAGCTCGCCGGCCACATGATGGAGACGGCAGTCCAGGACATCGAGTACGAGGCCGGAAGCTTCAAGGTCGCCGGCACCGACAAGTCGATCTCGTTTCCCGAGCTGATGGCCCGTATGGGCGATATTCCGCCAGAAACGCTGGAGCCGGGTCTGCGCGGCGGATGCGTCGGCGAGATGGATTTCGAGGGCAAGCACACGACGTTCCCGAACGGCGCATATGTCGTCGAGGTCGAGGTCGATCCCGAAACCGGCCGCGTCGCCGTCGACCGCTTCGTTGGGCTCGACGATCTCGGCCGCATCGTGAACGAGCCGCTCGCCTTCGGGCAGGTCACCGGCGGCATTGCCCAGGCAATCGGCGAGGTACTGATGGAAGGCAGCGTGTTCGACGAGGATTCGGGCCAGCTGCTGACCGGCTCCCTGATGGACTACGCCTTCCCGCGTGCCGACGACGTGCCGTTCATCGACCATGAGTGGGCCGCGACGCCGTCCCCGAACAGCCTGCTCGGGGTGAAGGGCGTCGGCGAGGTGCCGTCCATCGGTGGTCCGGGACCGATCATGAACGCGGTGATCGACGCGCTTTCACCCTACGGGGTCAAACATATCGACATACCGATGACTCCGGAGAAAATCTGGAGCGCCATCCACGCCAACGACTGA